The following are encoded together in the Phaseolus vulgaris cultivar G19833 chromosome 9, P. vulgaris v2.0, whole genome shotgun sequence genome:
- the LOC137821708 gene encoding beta-D-xylosidase 1-like, with amino-acid sequence MASQNHTKLLAIALVLCVALSFPRTSQGRVPFACDPANGLTRGFKFCRTRVPIHVRVQDLIARLTLPEKIRLVVNNAIALPRLGIQGYEWWSEALHGVSNVGPGTKFGGAFPGATMFPQVITTAASFNQSLWRQIGRVVSDEARAMYNGGQGGLTYWSPNVNIFRDPRWGRGQETPGEDPTLAAKYAASYVQGLQGDGAGNRLKVAACCKHYTAYDLDNWNGVDRFHFNAKVSKQDLEDTYDVPFKACVLEGQVASVMCSYNQVNGKPTCADPDLLRNTIRGQWGLNGYIVSDCDSVGVFYDSQHYTRTPEEAAADAIKAGLDLDCGPFLAIHTDAAIKKGLISENDLNLALANLITVQMRLGMFDGEPSAQPYGNLGPRDVCTPAHQELALEAARESIVLLQNKRNSLPLSPARIRTVGVIGPNSDATVTMIGNYAGVACGYTSPLQGIARYVKTSHQIGCRGVACRGNELFGAAETVAKVVDATVLVMGLDQSVEAETRDRVGLLLPGLQQELVARVARASKGPVILVIMSGGPVDISFAVNDPKISAILWVGYPGQAGGTAIADVIFGHTNPGGRLPMTWYPEGYLSKVPMTNMDMRPNPGTGYPGRTYRFYKGPVVFPFGHGLSYSTFTHALAIAPKHLSLPLTTFTNSTLSTQAPRLSHANCDHDTLDMEFHVDVKNDGSMDGTHTLLVFSKPPPGKWSQIKQLVNFQKIHVPAGSTQRVTVGVHVCKHLSVVDQFGIRRIPSGEHELHIGDLKHSISVQTMQQINN; translated from the exons ATGGCTTCTCAAAACCACACCAAATTACTAGCCATTGCGCTAGTGCTCTGTGTGGCACTGTCCTTCCCAAGGACGTCCCAAGGGAGGGTGCCCTTCGCGTGCGACCCTGCGAACGGACTCACCAGGGGGTTCAAGTTTTGCAGGACCCGCGTCCCCATCCACGTGAGGGTGCAGGACCTCATAGCCAGACTCACATTGCCGGAAAAGATTAGGCTCGTCGTCAACAACGCCATCGCCCTGCCCCGGCTCGGAATCCAAGGCTACGAGTGGTGGTCGGAGGCGCTTCACGGCGTCTCCAATGTGGGCCCCGGCACCAAGTTCGGTGGGGCATTCCCCGGCGCCACCATGTTCCCTCAGGTCATCACAACCGCTGCTTCCTTCAATCAATCTCTCTGGCGCCAAATTGGACGG GTGGTGTCTGATGAAGCAAGAGCAATGTACAACGGTGGACAGGGTGGCTTGACGTATTGGAGTCCAAATGTCAACATTTTTCGCGACCCACGGTGGGGCCGCGGCCAAGAGACTCCCGGCGAAGACCCAACCCTCGCCGCAAAATACGCCGCCAGCTATGTCCAAGGACTCCAAGGCGACGGCGCCGGAAACCGCCTCAAGGTGGCTGCTTGTTGTAAACACTACACCGCTTATGATCTTGATAACTGGAATGGTGTAGACAGGTTCCATTTCAATGCCAAG GTAAGCAAACAGGATCTGGAGGACACTTACGACGTGCCATTTAAAGCCTGTGTGTTGGAAGGACAAGTGGCGAGTGTCATGTGTTCTTACAATCAGGTCAATGGCAAGCCCACCTGTGCTGACCCTGATCTCCTTCGCAACACTATCCGTGGCCAATGGGGCCTCAATGG gtacATAGTCTCGGACTGTGACTCGGTTGGAGTTTTCTACGACAGCCAACACTACACGAGAACACCCGAGGAAGCAGCAGCAGATGCCATAAAAGCGGGCCTGGACTTGGACTGCGGCCCATTCTTGGCGATCCACACCGATGCTGCCATAAAGAAGGGGCTCATTTCCGAAAACGATCTGAACCTTGCCTTGGCCAATCTCATCACGGTCCAAATGAGATTGGGCATGTTTGACGGCGAACCCTCGGCCCAACCATACGGAAACTTGGGCCCAAGAGACGTGTGCACCCCGGCCCATCAAGAACTGGCCCTTGAAGCAGCTAGAGAGAGCATAGTACTCTTACAAAACAAGAGAAACTCCTTACCACTATCCCCTGCGCGAATCCGCACCGTAGGAGTGATTGGGCCCAATTCGGACGCTACAGTTACAATGATAGGGAACTATGCTG GTGTGGCGTGTGGGTATACGAGTCCTTTGCAAGGGATTGCGAGGTATGTGAAGACTTCACATCAAATTGGGTGTAGGGGTGTGGCTTGCAGAGGAAACGAACTATTTGGAGCAGCAGAGACCGTAGCTAAGGTAGTTGATGCCACTGTGTTGGTAATGGGCCTTGACCAGTCTGTAGAAGCCGAAACAAGAGACAGAGTTGGGCTTCTCTTACCGGGCCTTCAACAGGAGCTTGTTGCTAGGGTGGCTAGGGCCTCAAAGGGCCCAGTGATCTTGGTCATCATGTCTGGTGGCCCAGTTGATATCTCGTTTGCTGTAAATGACCCAAAGATCAGTGCCATTTTGTGGGTTGGTTATCCTGGCCAAGCGGGAGGAACCGCCATAGCTGACGTCATCTTTGGTCATACTAACCCAG GTGGAAGATTACCCATGACATGGTACCCAGAAGGGTATTTGTCTAAAGTGCCGATGACAAACATGGACATGCGTCCAAACCCAGGAACAGGCTACCCAGGAAGAACCTATAGATTCTACAAAGGACCTGTGGTCTTCCCATTCGGACATGGATTAAGCTACTCAACATTCACCCACGCCTTAGCCATTGCTCCCAAACACCTCTCACTGCCCTTAACCACTTTCACTAACTCAACCCTCTCCACCCAAGCACCGAGGCTCAGCCACGCCAATTGTGATCATGACACGTTGGACATGGAATTCCACGTGGACGTAAAAAATGACGGCTCCATGGATGGGACCCACACCCTTCTCGTATTCTCGAAACCGCCGCCAGGAAAATGGTCTCAGATCAAACAACTGGTGAACTTTCAGAAGATCCATGTTCCTGCTGGCTCCACGCAAAGGGTGACGGTTGGTGTTCATGTCTGCAAACACTTGTCCGTCGTGGACCAGTTCGGGATTCGAAGGATCCCTTCTGGTGAACATGAACTCCACATTGGTGATCTCAAACATTCTATTTCTGTCCAAACTATGCAACAGATCAACAACTGA
- the LOC137821709 gene encoding uncharacterized protein: protein MSGCDKEDYFTAPDAETTAGGKYGSLVPKKKPLISKDNERAFFDSADWALCKQGAGVNQQSTAAVETLQPKLQRTPHQQLPPRRPACTSG, encoded by the exons ATGTCAGGGTGTGACAAGGAAGACTATTTCACTGCCCCAGATGCTGAG ACAACAGCTGGGGGAAAGTATGGTTCACTTGTCCCAAAGAAGAAGCCTTTGATATCAAAA GATAATGAAAGAGCCTTCTTTGATTCAGCAGACTGGGCATTATGCAAG CAAGGTGCTGGAGTGAATCAACAATCTACAGCAGCAGTGGAGACACTGCAACCAAAACTACAA AGAACTCCACACCAGCAACTCCCTCCAAGACGACCTGCATGCACATCTGGTTGA